Proteins from a genomic interval of Brachybacterium vulturis:
- a CDS encoding sensor histidine kinase → MTTVTVPDSLQGQTPPTSAPAAPARPWSIRRWAARIGRFLAYGFLATVLGAVGFSLVIGLLSAGAATVVVWIGLPILVAGVLVAHGFAKAERTLQSTILGTVLPTPAPVRAPAGAGRVRRLLTPLTDPQSWLDSLWVLVNFLLALITVPLALAWTVGALATVGGPVATLVLEQTLPPAEDSGLAALMGVAEPYTLAVDVSLQFLAGLLFLLTLGPVVRGLTALHRSVARGLLSSRYRDQQRLLRTEQSRAAGRSAESAALRRLERDLHDGPQQRLVRASMDLARVESLAQKDPEKARAVLRETREQLGLTLDDLRRLSRGIAPPVLVDRGLAAALTELAAISPIPATVEAPELELPEHVEIGVYYVVSESLTNAAKHSGARSVRVELARIGDDARVRIEDDGRGGAEMRADGGLAGLTGRVASLEGRLTVTSPPGHGTRIEAVIPCAS, encoded by the coding sequence ATGACCACCGTGACCGTGCCCGACTCCCTCCAGGGGCAGACCCCGCCCACCTCTGCTCCCGCCGCGCCTGCTCGGCCCTGGTCGATCCGCCGCTGGGCGGCCCGGATCGGACGGTTCCTCGCCTACGGCTTCCTCGCCACGGTGCTGGGAGCCGTCGGCTTCTCCCTCGTGATCGGCCTGCTGTCCGCCGGCGCGGCCACCGTCGTCGTCTGGATCGGGCTGCCGATCCTGGTGGCCGGGGTGCTGGTGGCGCATGGTTTCGCGAAGGCAGAACGAACTCTGCAGTCCACGATCCTGGGCACCGTGCTTCCCACTCCGGCACCGGTCCGGGCTCCGGCGGGCGCCGGCAGGGTGCGCCGCCTGCTCACGCCGCTGACGGACCCCCAGAGCTGGCTGGATTCGCTCTGGGTGCTGGTCAATTTCCTGCTCGCGCTGATCACCGTCCCGCTGGCGCTGGCCTGGACGGTGGGCGCTCTCGCGACGGTGGGCGGGCCGGTGGCGACCCTGGTCCTGGAGCAGACCCTCCCACCCGCGGAGGACAGCGGCCTGGCTGCGCTGATGGGGGTCGCTGAGCCGTACACGCTGGCGGTGGATGTGAGCCTGCAGTTCCTCGCCGGGCTGCTGTTCCTGCTCACGCTGGGTCCGGTGGTGCGCGGGCTCACCGCGCTGCACCGATCGGTCGCGCGCGGTCTGCTGAGCTCGCGGTACCGGGATCAGCAGCGCCTGCTGCGCACGGAGCAGTCCCGCGCCGCGGGCCGCTCCGCGGAATCCGCCGCTCTGCGGCGTCTCGAGCGGGACCTGCACGATGGGCCCCAGCAGCGCCTGGTGCGCGCCTCGATGGACCTCGCGCGGGTGGAGTCGCTCGCCCAGAAGGATCCTGAGAAGGCACGGGCAGTGCTGCGGGAGACCCGTGAGCAGCTGGGCCTGACCCTCGATGACCTCCGCCGCCTCTCCCGCGGCATCGCTCCGCCGGTGCTGGTGGACCGCGGGCTCGCCGCCGCCCTCACGGAGCTCGCGGCGATCTCCCCGATCCCCGCCACGGTCGAGGCCCCCGAGCTGGAGCTGCCCGAGCATGTCGAGATCGGTGTGTACTACGTCGTCTCCGAATCGTTGACCAATGCCGCCAAGCATTCCGGGGCCCGGAGCGTCCGGGTGGAGCTGGCCCGGATCGGCGATGATGCTCGGGTGAGGATCGAGGATGACGGGCGCGGGGGCGCCGAGATGCGCGCCGACGGGGGTCTGGCCGGCCTCACCGGCCGCGTCGCCTCCCTGGAGGGCCGGCTCACGGTGACGTCGCCGCCGGGCCACGGCACGCGGATCGAGGCGGTGATCCCGTGCGCGTCCTGA
- a CDS encoding response regulator, translating into MRVLIADDSALIREGLRLVLEEADHEVVGTAATGTELVARALELRPDLIISDIRMPPHPYR; encoded by the coding sequence GTGCGCGTCCTGATCGCGGACGACTCCGCGCTGATCCGGGAAGGCCTGCGCCTGGTGCTCGAGGAGGCCGACCACGAGGTGGTCGGCACCGCCGCGACCGGGACCGAGCTGGTGGCGCGTGCGCTGGAGCTGCGCCCGGATCTGATCATCTCCGACATCCGGATGCCCCCCCACCCATACCGATGA
- a CDS encoding response regulator transcription factor: MVGYATELIESGVQSTGYLLKDRVFDIRAFLESIERVAAGGVAIDPDVVGQVISSRRRTPLDELTPREREVLELMGEGLTNAGISQRLYISGGAVEKHTQRLFAKLGLSEDAGVHRRVTAVLTLLAR, encoded by the coding sequence GTGGTGGGCTATGCGACCGAGCTGATCGAATCCGGGGTGCAGTCCACGGGCTACCTGCTCAAGGACCGCGTCTTCGACATCAGGGCCTTCCTCGAATCGATCGAGCGGGTGGCCGCCGGCGGCGTGGCGATCGACCCGGACGTGGTCGGGCAGGTGATCTCCTCGCGTCGGCGCACCCCGTTGGACGAGCTCACACCGCGCGAGCGCGAGGTCCTGGAGCTGATGGGTGAGGGGCTGACCAATGCCGGCATCTCGCAGCGCCTGTACATCAGCGGCGGCGCGGTGGAGAAGCACACGCAGCGCCTGTTCGCGAAGCTCGGGCTCAGCGAGGATGCGGGCGTGCACCGCCGGGTGACCGCGGTGCTGACCCTGCTGGCTCGCTGA
- a CDS encoding HNH endonuclease, producing the protein MESTTPSDDGDRPGEDAPHRDGASPSVDVLASAASTLIDVEASPAARVVLAQVLSATLVAFTRTRSVRDPLPDTAAGSAEEALAVLSGIDQLRSSLSAMDATWQVAAEQRIRRADAQRGLPASHQGRGAHSEIALARRISPAASSFSLASARRLLQHMPGTVDSLWEGAVTAQQASTVAGALSKASPETCRRIDELIQQDPQTLQGKGHKRLRSDIEKMVQRLEPETSRERAERAARERHVTMTPLADGMARVTAVLRGIDAVGMMQALHSGAGSLRAAGEKNSVQALEADLLVDAVLTRGPSAVPVPSHEAPQAPRRPRPQPGLDVGIVISDTALLGRDDDAESAHLEGYGIIPAHIARDSLLGRPPGHLRHGEDEHPDEQVSAFYRRLYTSPTTGELVAMESRSRAFPAGLARMIRWRDITCRTPWCNAMIRQSDHVLPFHRGGATSYANGQGLCVRCNLLKEHGLWVLAPLSGESAPSTASAPTSDGTPGTPGTPSAPPPASSPPTAWFWTSPHGAQGISWTPPMLAPPPPEAPPGPAPASDPPPDPPPT; encoded by the coding sequence ATGGAATCGACGACACCGAGCGACGACGGGGACCGCCCCGGTGAGGATGCGCCTCACCGGGACGGCGCTTCGCCCTCGGTGGACGTCCTGGCCTCCGCGGCCTCCACCCTGATCGACGTCGAGGCGAGCCCGGCGGCGCGGGTCGTGCTCGCACAGGTGCTCAGCGCCACGCTCGTGGCCTTCACCCGTACCCGATCGGTGCGCGACCCCCTGCCCGACACCGCCGCCGGATCCGCTGAGGAGGCGCTCGCCGTCCTCTCCGGGATCGATCAGCTGCGCTCCTCGCTCTCCGCGATGGATGCGACCTGGCAGGTCGCCGCGGAGCAGCGCATCCGTCGCGCAGATGCCCAGCGCGGGCTCCCGGCGTCACACCAGGGCAGAGGTGCCCACAGCGAGATCGCGCTGGCCCGCCGCATCTCCCCAGCCGCGTCCTCCTTCTCCCTCGCCTCCGCTCGGCGTCTCCTCCAGCACATGCCCGGCACGGTCGACTCCCTCTGGGAGGGCGCCGTGACCGCACAGCAGGCCTCCACGGTCGCGGGCGCGCTCTCGAAGGCCTCGCCCGAGACCTGCCGTCGGATCGACGAGCTCATCCAGCAGGATCCGCAGACCCTCCAGGGGAAAGGGCACAAGCGCCTGCGCTCGGACATCGAGAAGATGGTCCAGCGCCTGGAGCCCGAGACCTCCCGGGAACGCGCGGAGCGCGCCGCGCGGGAGCGGCATGTGACCATGACACCGCTGGCGGACGGGATGGCCCGGGTCACCGCCGTCCTGCGCGGCATCGATGCCGTGGGGATGATGCAGGCCCTGCACTCCGGTGCCGGATCCCTGCGCGCCGCCGGGGAGAAGAACTCCGTCCAAGCCCTCGAGGCGGACCTGCTGGTCGACGCCGTGCTCACCCGCGGCCCCTCCGCAGTCCCGGTGCCCTCTCATGAGGCGCCACAGGCTCCTCGCCGTCCGCGGCCGCAGCCCGGGCTCGACGTCGGCATCGTCATCTCCGACACCGCCCTGCTGGGACGTGACGACGACGCCGAGAGCGCTCACCTCGAGGGGTACGGCATCATCCCGGCGCACATCGCCCGTGATTCCCTGCTCGGCAGGCCTCCGGGGCACCTGCGCCATGGTGAGGACGAGCATCCCGACGAACAGGTCTCCGCGTTCTACCGGCGCCTCTACACGAGCCCGACCACCGGAGAACTGGTCGCGATGGAGTCGCGCTCCCGAGCGTTTCCCGCCGGGCTGGCCCGCATGATCCGCTGGCGGGACATCACCTGCCGCACCCCATGGTGCAATGCGATGATCCGCCAGAGCGACCATGTCCTCCCCTTCCACCGCGGCGGGGCGACCAGCTACGCGAATGGTCAAGGGCTGTGCGTGCGCTGCAACCTGCTCAAGGAGCACGGACTGTGGGTGCTCGCGCCCCTGAGCGGCGAGAGCGCACCGAGCACGGCATCGGCCCCGACATCCGACGGCACGCCGGGCACGCCGGGCACGCCATCGGCGCCGCCCCCAGCATCGTCGCCGCCCACGGCCTGGTTCTGGACCAGTCCGCACGGAGCGCAGGGAATCTCCTGGACTCCCCCGATGCTCGCCCCGCCACCACCGGAGGCGCCACCGGGCCCGGCACCGGCCTCCGATCCTCCGCCGGATCCGCCACCGACATAG
- a CDS encoding FAD-dependent monooxygenase, whose protein sequence is MSVPLTIRILGAGVSGLAAAILLATDGHRVELIDEHFATPAVGTALALFPPAQSVLARLGVLREVRTLSAAPEVGTLRTSDGQVLATVPAGDALLTSRSELVRILLDALPGAVTTTRRRVEDIRPLREGADLLIGADGVHSLVRRSGGSGWAAARSHGVTVLRGTTPLAPPEISETWGRGWLFGITPLAGIGTNWFACVPEHRTGSRREDLAHLRRTVGGHRAVIDAVLAAATPQRTLVHGIHTVGPVWPVRQNVVLLGDAAHAMAPNLGHGANTALQDAQSLALAVRAQRGRGSAPYATAAGVRRSLRRHAARRALPDQGWRLASEATLRVAMTSSAAGWRDRMLTASLGRLGPRSG, encoded by the coding sequence ATGTCCGTCCCCCTCACGATCCGTATCCTCGGCGCCGGCGTATCGGGGCTCGCCGCCGCGATCCTGCTCGCCACGGACGGGCACCGGGTCGAGCTGATCGACGAGCACTTCGCGACTCCCGCCGTCGGGACCGCGCTCGCGCTGTTCCCTCCCGCACAGTCCGTGCTCGCCCGGCTCGGAGTGCTGCGGGAGGTGCGGACGCTCTCAGCAGCCCCCGAGGTCGGCACGCTCCGCACCTCCGACGGGCAGGTCCTCGCAACCGTCCCGGCGGGCGATGCTCTGCTCACCTCCCGCTCCGAGCTGGTACGCATCCTGCTGGACGCCCTCCCTGGTGCCGTCACCACCACCAGGCGACGCGTCGAGGACATCCGTCCCCTGCGTGAGGGGGCCGACCTCCTGATCGGGGCCGATGGCGTCCACTCCCTCGTGCGCCGCTCCGGCGGGTCCGGCTGGGCGGCCGCCCGCTCCCACGGCGTGACCGTGCTGCGCGGGACCACGCCGCTCGCCCCGCCGGAGATCTCGGAGACCTGGGGGCGGGGCTGGCTGTTCGGCATCACTCCCCTGGCCGGGATCGGCACCAACTGGTTCGCCTGCGTGCCCGAGCACCGCACCGGCTCCCGGCGCGAGGACCTCGCACATCTGCGACGCACGGTGGGCGGGCATCGCGCGGTGATCGACGCGGTCCTTGCGGCGGCCACCCCGCAGCGCACCCTCGTGCACGGCATCCACACGGTGGGGCCGGTGTGGCCCGTCCGGCAGAACGTCGTGCTGCTGGGCGATGCGGCGCACGCGATGGCACCGAATCTCGGACACGGCGCGAACACGGCCCTCCAGGATGCGCAGTCCCTGGCCCTCGCGGTGCGTGCGCAGCGGGGGCGCGGATCCGCTCCGTACGCAACGGCGGCAGGAGTGCGCCGTTCGCTGCGGAGGCATGCTGCACGCCGTGCCCTGCCCGATCAGGGGTGGCGGCTGGCCTCGGAGGCGACGCTGCGAGTGGCCATGACGTCATCGGCCGCCGGATGGCGCGATCGGATGCTCACCGCGAGCCTCGGGCGGCTCGGCCCGCGCTCCGGATGA
- a CDS encoding class I SAM-dependent methyltransferase — protein METAEKVDWAALNAHAAGRPARRLVTQAIAAVGGDRQPGVVLDLGAGAGADSLQFARHGWTVHAYDSDDTLAARLVENERMSGSVQFHHTDIADVPVFPSAQIVYSTYTLGLLGPTALPEVWRKLVASLPRGGVMAVDFFGTNDSWAERPDVATLPLEEIDAMFSDFQVIDRSMRDEDGRFLSEKKHWHVISTLARKLR, from the coding sequence ATGGAGACGGCGGAGAAAGTTGACTGGGCAGCATTGAACGCCCATGCGGCGGGCCGCCCCGCTCGCCGCCTCGTGACCCAGGCGATCGCAGCGGTCGGTGGCGACCGCCAACCGGGGGTCGTGCTCGACCTCGGCGCTGGTGCCGGTGCCGACTCCCTGCAGTTCGCCCGTCACGGCTGGACGGTGCATGCCTACGACAGCGATGACACCCTCGCCGCCCGACTGGTGGAGAACGAGCGGATGTCCGGCTCGGTCCAGTTCCACCACACCGACATCGCGGACGTCCCGGTCTTCCCCTCCGCTCAGATCGTGTACTCGACCTACACGCTGGGCCTGCTGGGCCCGACGGCGCTGCCGGAGGTGTGGCGCAAGCTCGTGGCCTCGTTGCCGCGCGGCGGCGTGATGGCGGTGGACTTCTTCGGCACCAACGATTCCTGGGCGGAGCGTCCTGACGTGGCGACCCTGCCGCTCGAGGAGATCGACGCGATGTTCAGCGACTTCCAGGTGATCGATCGCTCGATGCGTGACGAGGACGGCCGCTTCCTGTCCGAGAAGAAGCACTGGCACGTCATCTCCACCCTCGCGCGCAAGCTCCGCTGA
- a CDS encoding glycosyltransferase, which translates to MSAPSLRIAAVSLHTSPLEDPGGADAGGMNVVVLEQSLALARLGHRVDLFTRRSDPLAPDIIEITTGVRLHHLDAGPAAPLAKSAMEQAIAPFRTALHTVLTADDPAGGWDLVHSHHWFSGVAALPVARELGIPHLQSFHSVAAPEGAGSLDAGEPAESHGRIPGEQFAATGSDLVVAVSEAEARTVGERYGVPGSRLSVVRPGVDIERFCPCPDVEERRLGPTVLFTARLQPLKGPDLALEVLARLDPALGARLVLAGGTSEDFADYLEELRALADELGVGDRVEFVGSLGRDELAEAMRCAGALLLTSWSETFGLVALEAQASGTPVLAWRCAGGVQEAVGPEGLVLESRDPDVWAEALQSLLGDAGRYRTAVRSAREFAATRTWDAAAESLAGLYAAVIAHPAIQAPVPVPDPWRVLDEAATVLAVHAHPDDESLSTGPLLASLTSAGTRVVLVTATRGEEGEIVPGALDAEESRPLEEVREAEIAAAASTLGVAERHWLGTAPALSPGAAPRRYRDSGMRWVQEGLAGPSESAGPDSFSLRPLEDAVADLVALLEAVRPDAVIGYDDEGTYGHPDHVRAHHVAVTACARAGIPLVEIASVLPDGSGTGAGTGSGTGAGSGIRERDHPGTAEVVLRAVDSYRTQLTVVGEEPGGIAIRHVGGQDDVVRLRTGLHVRD; encoded by the coding sequence ATGTCGGCCCCCTCCCTGCGCATCGCTGCGGTCTCCCTGCACACCTCCCCCCTCGAGGATCCGGGCGGGGCCGATGCCGGCGGCATGAACGTGGTCGTGCTCGAGCAGTCCCTCGCGCTCGCCCGCCTCGGGCACCGCGTCGACCTCTTCACCCGGCGCAGCGATCCCCTGGCCCCGGACATCATCGAGATCACCACCGGGGTGCGGCTGCACCATCTCGACGCGGGCCCTGCAGCGCCGCTGGCCAAGAGCGCGATGGAACAGGCGATCGCACCGTTCCGCACCGCCCTGCACACGGTGCTCACCGCCGACGACCCCGCCGGGGGCTGGGACCTCGTCCATTCCCATCACTGGTTCAGCGGGGTCGCCGCCCTCCCCGTCGCACGCGAGCTCGGCATCCCGCATCTGCAGTCCTTCCATTCGGTGGCGGCCCCGGAGGGGGCCGGGTCGCTCGATGCCGGGGAGCCCGCCGAGTCCCACGGCCGCATCCCGGGCGAGCAGTTCGCCGCCACCGGCTCCGACCTGGTGGTCGCGGTGTCCGAGGCCGAGGCCCGCACGGTCGGTGAGCGGTACGGGGTCCCGGGCTCCCGGCTGAGCGTGGTCCGTCCCGGCGTGGACATCGAACGCTTCTGCCCCTGCCCCGATGTGGAGGAGCGACGGCTCGGTCCCACGGTGCTGTTCACCGCCCGGCTGCAGCCGTTGAAGGGGCCCGATCTCGCCCTCGAGGTCCTCGCCCGCCTGGATCCGGCGCTCGGTGCCCGACTCGTGCTCGCCGGCGGCACCTCGGAGGACTTCGCGGACTACCTCGAGGAGCTGCGGGCACTGGCGGACGAGCTCGGGGTCGGGGACCGGGTGGAGTTCGTCGGCTCCCTGGGTCGCGACGAGCTGGCCGAGGCGATGCGCTGCGCGGGTGCGCTGCTGCTGACCAGCTGGTCCGAGACCTTCGGACTGGTCGCCCTGGAAGCCCAGGCCAGCGGCACACCGGTGCTCGCCTGGCGCTGCGCGGGCGGGGTGCAGGAGGCCGTCGGTCCCGAGGGGCTCGTGCTCGAGAGCCGTGACCCCGACGTCTGGGCCGAGGCGCTGCAGTCCCTGCTCGGTGACGCGGGCCGCTACCGCACCGCGGTGCGCTCCGCTCGGGAGTTCGCCGCGACCCGTACCTGGGATGCCGCGGCGGAGTCCCTCGCCGGACTCTATGCCGCCGTCATCGCGCATCCCGCGATCCAGGCCCCGGTCCCGGTCCCCGATCCCTGGCGGGTGCTGGACGAGGCCGCGACGGTCCTCGCCGTGCACGCGCACCCGGACGACGAGTCCCTCTCGACCGGGCCCCTTCTCGCCTCGCTGACGTCGGCCGGGACCCGGGTGGTGCTGGTCACGGCGACCCGCGGGGAGGAGGGCGAGATCGTGCCCGGGGCGCTCGACGCCGAGGAGTCCCGGCCTCTCGAAGAGGTCCGCGAGGCTGAGATCGCCGCCGCGGCCTCCACCCTGGGCGTCGCCGAACGGCACTGGCTCGGCACCGCCCCGGCCCTGTCCCCCGGTGCCGCGCCGCGCCGGTACCGGGACTCGGGCATGCGGTGGGTGCAGGAGGGCCTCGCGGGCCCCTCGGAGAGCGCCGGGCCCGACAGCTTCTCCCTCCGCCCGCTCGAGGACGCCGTCGCCGACCTCGTGGCGCTCCTCGAGGCGGTGCGGCCGGATGCCGTCATCGGGTACGACGACGAGGGGACGTACGGGCACCCCGACCACGTCCGGGCGCATCACGTCGCCGTCACGGCCTGTGCCCGCGCCGGGATCCCGCTGGTCGAGATCGCCAGCGTGCTCCCGGACGGCTCCGGGACCGGGGCAGGGACCGGGTCAGGGACGGGGGCCGGCTCCGGCATCCGGGAGCGCGACCATCCCGGCACAGCGGAGGTCGTGCTGCGCGCGGTGGACTCCTACCGCACCCAGCTCACCGTCGTCGGCGAGGAGCCGGGCGGCATCGCGATCCGCCATGTCGGCGGGCAGGACGACGTGGTGCGGCTGCGCACCGGACTGCACGTGCGGGACTGA
- a CDS encoding endonuclease/exonuclease/phosphatase family protein — MRRASWELRILSWNLWELRGDLAALIGAAEDLQPDVLLIQEAPRFVLPTARLQWLARRIGRRVLLGGVGGRGLAILVTDEVAAQVIRRGAHPVAQTVSDLNSTYPRGIAAVRLSVPGGGAVVVAATHLALQEDNRQRHAEHLAALVRGAGAPVIVGGDLNETADGAARRFLAPLLRDPVDDADPAGHTFPAASPSRRIDAVLVTDGIRVQDARAVHSTRTVEEARLAGASDHLPTLVDVSL, encoded by the coding sequence GTGAGGCGGGCGTCGTGGGAGCTGCGGATCCTCAGCTGGAACCTGTGGGAGCTGCGCGGGGACCTCGCCGCGCTGATCGGGGCCGCCGAGGACCTGCAGCCGGACGTGCTGCTGATCCAGGAGGCGCCGCGCTTCGTGCTGCCCACGGCCCGGCTGCAGTGGCTGGCCCGCCGCATCGGCCGACGGGTGCTGCTCGGCGGCGTCGGCGGTCGAGGCCTGGCGATCCTCGTCACCGACGAGGTCGCGGCCCAGGTGATCCGCCGCGGCGCGCACCCCGTGGCGCAGACGGTGTCGGATCTGAACTCGACCTATCCGCGCGGGATCGCCGCAGTGCGGCTCTCGGTCCCCGGCGGCGGCGCCGTGGTGGTCGCCGCGACGCATCTGGCGCTCCAGGAGGACAACCGGCAGCGGCACGCGGAGCACCTGGCCGCGCTGGTGCGCGGTGCCGGGGCGCCGGTCATCGTCGGCGGGGACCTCAACGAGACGGCCGACGGCGCGGCGCGCCGCTTCCTCGCGCCGCTGCTCAGGGATCCGGTGGACGATGCAGATCCCGCAGGCCACACCTTCCCGGCCGCGTCCCCGAGCCGTCGCATCGACGCGGTGCTGGTCACAGACGGGATCCGGGTGCAGGACGCCCGCGCCGTGCACTCCACCCGCACGGTCGAGGAGGCCCGGCTCGCCGGGGCCTCGGACCACCTGCCCACGCTGGTGGACGTCTCGCTCTGA
- a CDS encoding ADP-ribosylglycohydrolase family protein, whose amino-acid sequence MTTDAMNSPSEGLSPAQRQRAVGTVVAAAAGDALGAPYEFQPPVPASEDIDMIGGGVLDWQPGEWTDDTAMAIVVLEASLAASDGHDLRVETAQDHITREWYSWSLGTPDIGTLTSQVVRTAAELAREDGHYAPRAKDFRSAAATAHEQLPASAGNGSLMRVHVTVLPYLLSPVEDAVEAITAVCRLTHVHPDTIEANVLWGLAVRHAVRTGEIDVRVGLQRLPADRRAVWLERIEEAELSTPVMFRRNGWVVGAFQAAWAAIAGVSPIPEGKFAQRDALGAALRSAVRAGYDTDTIACITGALMGAALGPKAVLPEWRRMLFGWPSYEVDELKGLVERVIAPMVRDDGEGNRA is encoded by the coding sequence GTGACGACGGATGCCATGAACTCCCCCTCGGAGGGCCTTTCTCCGGCCCAGCGCCAGCGTGCCGTCGGCACCGTCGTGGCAGCGGCGGCAGGAGATGCACTGGGTGCCCCCTACGAGTTCCAGCCGCCGGTGCCCGCTTCCGAGGACATCGACATGATCGGGGGCGGGGTCCTCGATTGGCAGCCGGGGGAGTGGACCGACGACACCGCGATGGCGATCGTGGTGCTGGAGGCGTCCCTCGCCGCCTCCGACGGGCATGACCTGCGGGTCGAGACGGCGCAGGACCACATCACACGGGAGTGGTACTCGTGGTCGCTGGGCACCCCGGACATCGGCACGCTCACCTCGCAGGTGGTCCGCACCGCGGCGGAGCTGGCCCGGGAGGACGGTCATTACGCGCCGCGGGCGAAGGATTTCCGGAGCGCCGCGGCCACCGCCCATGAGCAGCTTCCGGCCTCCGCGGGCAACGGGTCGCTGATGCGGGTGCACGTGACCGTGCTGCCGTACCTGCTGTCCCCAGTGGAGGACGCGGTCGAGGCGATCACCGCGGTGTGCCGCTTGACACACGTGCATCCCGACACGATCGAGGCGAACGTCCTGTGGGGACTGGCCGTGCGCCACGCCGTCCGCACCGGCGAGATCGATGTGCGGGTGGGGCTTCAGCGGCTTCCCGCCGACCGCCGCGCGGTGTGGCTCGAACGGATCGAGGAGGCGGAGCTCTCGACGCCGGTGATGTTCCGCCGCAACGGCTGGGTGGTCGGTGCCTTCCAGGCCGCCTGGGCGGCGATCGCCGGCGTCAGCCCGATCCCGGAGGGCAAGTTCGCCCAGCGGGATGCGCTCGGCGCGGCACTGCGGTCGGCGGTGCGCGCCGGCTACGACACCGACACGATCGCGTGCATCACCGGGGCACTGATGGGGGCGGCGCTCGGTCCCAAGGCGGTGCTGCCGGAATGGCGACGGATGCTCTTCGGGTGGCCGAGCTACGAGGTCGACGAGCTCAAGGGCCTGGTCGAGCGCGTGATCGCGCCGATGGTCCGCGACGACGGCGAGGGGAATCGCGCGTGA